A portion of the Vicinamibacterales bacterium genome contains these proteins:
- a CDS encoding alpha/beta hydrolase-fold protein produces MNRAHRLRFVGTSILLAAFIAPAAARQAPQPPAPATGQPPAPQPGQGRGRGAGAPQVVSPDVSADRRITFRIHAPQAQAVRVSAGDIPGLGQTGVMTKGDNAVWTFTSAPVPAGAYRYNINVDGVAVIDPRNPLTSVSNNNVWSLALVPGSDLFDTRQVPHGAVASVTYYSAPLQRHRRMHVYTPPGYESSTTRYPVFYLLHGAGDSDEAWTSVGRAGIILDNLIAAKKAQPMIVVMPAGHTNGPAPGMGPAPAPLTIAPGQPDEFTQDFTMAVRPYIEKHYRVRTGREHRAIAGLSMGGSQTLNIAVPNLHDYAYVGVFSSGLIGGAGGRGRGAAPAAEASASPAAPPPPFGEAWEKRHLAMLDNAAAKKGLKLLWFSTGKDDFLIETTRSTVELLKRHGFTPRFTESDGGHTWLNWRDYLSQFAPLLFQP; encoded by the coding sequence ATGAATAGAGCGCATCGGCTTCGGTTCGTCGGCACGTCCATCCTGTTGGCCGCGTTCATCGCGCCTGCCGCCGCCCGGCAGGCGCCCCAGCCGCCGGCGCCGGCGACGGGCCAGCCGCCGGCGCCGCAGCCGGGCCAGGGGCGAGGGCGGGGCGCCGGCGCGCCGCAAGTGGTCTCACCGGACGTGTCAGCCGACCGCCGGATCACCTTCCGCATTCACGCGCCGCAGGCGCAGGCGGTCCGCGTCAGCGCCGGCGACATTCCCGGCCTGGGTCAGACCGGCGTGATGACGAAAGGGGACAACGCCGTCTGGACGTTCACGTCGGCTCCGGTGCCGGCTGGCGCGTATCGCTACAACATCAACGTCGACGGCGTCGCGGTGATCGATCCGCGCAACCCGCTGACGAGCGTGTCGAACAACAACGTCTGGAGCCTGGCGCTCGTGCCGGGATCGGATTTGTTCGACACCAGGCAGGTGCCGCACGGCGCGGTCGCCAGCGTCACCTACTACTCGGCGCCGCTGCAGCGGCATCGCCGCATGCACGTCTACACGCCGCCCGGGTACGAATCCAGCACCACGAGGTACCCGGTGTTCTACCTGCTGCACGGCGCGGGCGACTCCGACGAGGCGTGGACCTCGGTCGGCCGTGCCGGCATCATCCTCGACAACCTCATCGCCGCGAAGAAGGCGCAGCCGATGATCGTCGTGATGCCGGCGGGGCACACCAACGGGCCGGCGCCCGGCATGGGACCGGCGCCGGCGCCGCTCACGATTGCGCCGGGGCAGCCCGACGAGTTCACGCAGGACTTCACGATGGCGGTCCGCCCCTACATCGAGAAGCACTACCGGGTGCGGACCGGGCGCGAACACCGCGCGATTGCCGGGCTGTCGATGGGCGGCAGCCAGACCCTGAACATCGCCGTTCCCAATCTCCACGACTACGCCTACGTGGGCGTGTTCAGCTCCGGCCTGATCGGGGGCGCAGGCGGACGCGGGCGTGGCGCCGCGCCCGCCGCCGAGGCGAGTGCGTCGCCGGCCGCGCCGCCGCCGCCGTTCGGAGAGGCGTGGGAGAAGCGTCACCTGGCGATGCTCGACAACGCCGCCGCGAAGAAAGGGCTCAAACTGCTCTGGTTCAGCACCGGCAAGGACGACTTCCTGATCGAGACGACGCGCTCGACGGTGGAGCTGCTCAAGCGCCACGGCTTCACGCCGCGTTTCACGGAAAGCGACGGCGGCCACACCTGGCTGAACTGGCGCGACTATCTGTCGCAGTTCGCCCCGCTGCTGTTCCAGCCCTAG
- a CDS encoding carboxypeptidase-like regulatory domain-containing protein, with the protein MRRVCYQVFLTAWIAVAASLALAPASRAQGLTGQISGTITDSGGGVMPGVTVTITNTGTKATRDAVTDAEGRFVFTDLLRGTYDLKASLAGFKTNEQTGIVLSSTERVTLKTIVLEVGGVTETVTVQSETVRVQTLTGERSATITASQIEDIGLKGRDFMGSLKMLPGVIDTSARDAPGWNSVGGMSINGQTSFNFSYDGVTNKDTGSNSGNYAAPALDSIAEVKVQASNFQAEYGRSSGATITVVTKSGTRDFHGTAAYYKRNEKFNTNTWDRRRQCAAGQAASCVKAPYRFDNTAWTIGGPVLLPGTGFNQNRDKLFFFFSQDLLPRKDPGTLQLSSMPTALERAGDFSQTFDSQGRVRWIRDPLLAAQGLACNVNTGGPGCFPDNKIPANRINPIGQMMLNLFPLPNATDPSGSRQYNYTYQNVLERPRNDQVARVDYNIARNSTFYTRVQFGNEVNSRGANAFLGAGTGNGGNAGWPQFNTSYEVGSLSMVSTLLHTFSSSTVAEVTVGRNWAEQLVSHVTQADLDRNDRRVVLGGLPQFFPSANPQYLVPQISFGGTNALPNTRGIGVADRYPFNASNIIWNYSANLSKIAGRHNMKTGIFYEHTARPAPRASVFNGNYNFDGNASNPFDTNLGWANALLGSINSYTESTAKPYAEGRFNQVEGFVQDNWRVSSRLTLDFGVRFYYLGPTFVAGQDVSYFDAAQWSESSAPLLFQAVCPNNAASCAGNVRQARNPLTGQILNNTYIDKLVPGSGDFYEGMVVTKETVYKGEFLTPAPRLGFAWNVFGNDKTSVRGGWGLFYDRYSDDFILSLVEQPPLMDTRTTSFTTIGDLQNSQLIQSPRGVTAFAKFKAPTVYNWSIGVQQALPWNLIADVAYVGNAGRNQPVQRAINDLPYGTLLRPENRDPTNSGQPIATNYLRPYRGYGGINVRDWIGYNDYHSIQVAVNRRFSHGLAFGASYTGMKRKAIGTFDPFLDEATNKARNYTFNNSRPHSLVINYNYELPKASGRWNNLFTKLVLDGWQISGISTLQSENRTGFTYTFTGAPTNDLSGNGGQRRVTLVCNPNLPSSQRTFDRQFRTECIQPGGGPNDPFYLGTSTNDEYHPPGYVNHDITFFKNFAIGSRTLQFRAELYNAFNATQYQGVDTSAVFDYATGQQTDTNFGRITGVRANTNRIIQLGLRFRF; encoded by the coding sequence ATGCGACGCGTGTGTTACCAAGTGTTCCTGACGGCGTGGATCGCCGTCGCCGCGAGCCTGGCGCTGGCGCCTGCGTCGAGGGCGCAGGGCCTGACCGGCCAGATCTCCGGCACCATCACCGACTCCGGGGGGGGCGTCATGCCCGGAGTGACGGTGACCATCACCAACACCGGCACGAAAGCCACCCGCGACGCCGTCACCGACGCCGAGGGGCGATTCGTGTTCACGGACCTGCTCCGCGGCACGTACGACTTGAAGGCGAGCCTCGCCGGTTTCAAGACCAACGAGCAGACCGGCATCGTGCTGTCGTCCACCGAACGCGTGACGCTGAAGACCATCGTCCTCGAAGTCGGCGGCGTGACCGAAACGGTCACGGTGCAGTCCGAGACCGTCAGGGTCCAGACGCTGACCGGCGAGCGTTCCGCGACCATCACTGCCAGCCAGATCGAGGACATCGGCCTGAAGGGGCGCGACTTCATGGGCAGCCTCAAGATGCTGCCCGGTGTCATCGACACGTCGGCGCGCGACGCCCCGGGCTGGAATTCGGTCGGCGGCATGTCGATCAACGGCCAGACGTCGTTCAACTTCTCGTACGACGGCGTGACCAACAAGGACACCGGCTCGAACTCGGGGAACTACGCCGCGCCGGCGCTCGACTCGATCGCGGAAGTCAAGGTCCAGGCGTCGAACTTCCAGGCCGAGTACGGCCGCAGTTCCGGGGCGACGATCACCGTCGTCACCAAGAGCGGCACGCGTGATTTTCACGGCACCGCGGCGTACTACAAGCGCAACGAGAAGTTCAACACGAACACGTGGGACCGCCGGCGGCAGTGCGCCGCGGGGCAGGCCGCGAGCTGTGTCAAGGCGCCCTACCGCTTCGACAACACGGCGTGGACGATCGGTGGTCCGGTTCTCCTGCCGGGTACCGGCTTCAATCAGAACCGCGACAAGCTGTTCTTCTTCTTCTCGCAGGACCTGCTGCCGCGCAAGGATCCCGGGACGCTGCAGCTGAGCAGCATGCCGACGGCGCTGGAGCGGGCGGGGGATTTCTCGCAGACGTTCGACAGCCAGGGCCGCGTCCGCTGGATCAGGGATCCGCTCCTCGCCGCGCAGGGGCTGGCGTGCAACGTCAACACCGGCGGGCCGGGCTGCTTCCCGGACAACAAGATTCCGGCGAACCGCATCAACCCGATCGGGCAGATGATGCTGAACCTGTTTCCGCTGCCGAACGCGACGGATCCGTCGGGCAGCCGGCAGTACAACTACACCTACCAGAACGTGCTCGAGCGGCCGCGCAACGACCAGGTGGCGCGCGTCGACTACAACATCGCCCGCAACTCCACCTTCTACACCCGGGTGCAGTTCGGCAACGAAGTGAACTCGCGCGGCGCCAATGCGTTCCTCGGGGCCGGCACCGGCAACGGGGGGAACGCCGGCTGGCCGCAGTTCAACACGTCGTACGAAGTCGGCTCGCTCAGCATGGTGAGCACGCTGCTGCACACGTTCAGTTCGTCGACGGTCGCCGAGGTGACGGTCGGGCGGAACTGGGCCGAACAGCTGGTGAGCCACGTGACGCAGGCCGATCTCGATCGCAACGATCGCCGCGTGGTGCTCGGCGGGCTGCCGCAGTTCTTCCCGAGCGCCAACCCGCAGTACCTCGTGCCGCAGATCAGTTTCGGCGGGACCAACGCGCTGCCGAACACCCGCGGCATCGGCGTGGCGGATCGCTATCCGTTCAACGCCAGCAACATCATCTGGAACTACTCGGCGAACCTGTCGAAGATTGCCGGCCGTCACAACATGAAGACCGGGATCTTCTACGAGCACACCGCGCGGCCGGCGCCGCGCGCGTCGGTCTTCAACGGCAACTACAACTTCGACGGCAACGCGAGCAACCCCTTCGACACCAACCTCGGGTGGGCCAACGCGCTGCTCGGATCGATCAACAGCTACACCGAGTCGACGGCCAAGCCGTACGCGGAGGGACGGTTCAACCAGGTCGAGGGCTTCGTGCAGGACAACTGGCGCGTGAGCTCGCGTCTCACGCTCGACTTCGGCGTGCGCTTCTACTACCTCGGTCCGACGTTCGTCGCCGGCCAGGACGTGTCGTATTTCGACGCCGCACAATGGTCGGAGTCGTCGGCCCCGCTCCTCTTCCAGGCGGTCTGCCCGAACAACGCGGCGAGCTGCGCCGGCAACGTACGGCAGGCGAGGAATCCGCTGACCGGCCAGATCCTGAACAACACCTACATCGACAAACTGGTGCCGGGCTCCGGCGACTTCTACGAAGGCATGGTGGTCACCAAGGAGACGGTCTACAAGGGGGAGTTCCTGACGCCGGCGCCGCGCCTCGGGTTCGCGTGGAACGTGTTCGGCAATGACAAGACGTCGGTCCGTGGCGGATGGGGCCTCTTCTACGACCGCTATTCGGACGACTTCATTCTGTCGCTCGTCGAGCAGCCGCCGCTCATGGACACGCGGACGACGAGCTTCACGACGATCGGAGATCTGCAGAACTCGCAGCTGATCCAGAGCCCGCGCGGGGTGACCGCCTTCGCCAAGTTCAAGGCGCCGACGGTCTACAACTGGAGCATCGGCGTGCAGCAGGCCCTGCCCTGGAACCTGATCGCCGACGTCGCCTATGTCGGGAACGCCGGGCGCAACCAGCCGGTCCAGCGGGCGATCAACGACTTGCCCTACGGCACGCTGTTGCGGCCGGAGAACCGCGATCCCACCAACAGCGGCCAGCCGATCGCGACCAACTACCTGCGGCCCTACCGCGGCTACGGCGGCATCAACGTGCGCGACTGGATCGGCTACAACGACTACCATTCGATCCAGGTCGCGGTGAACCGCCGCTTCTCGCACGGCCTCGCCTTTGGCGCCAGCTACACCGGCATGAAGCGCAAGGCCATCGGGACCTTCGATCCGTTCCTGGACGAGGCCACCAACAAGGCGCGCAACTACACCTTCAACAACAGCCGGCCCCACAGCCTCGTGATCAACTACAACTACGAGCTGCCCAAGGCGAGCGGCCGATGGAACAACCTGTTCACGAAGCTCGTGCTCGACGGCTGGCAGATCTCCGGCATCAGCACGCTGCAGAGCGAGAACCGCACCGGCTTCACCTACACGTTCACCGGCGCGCCGACGAACGACCTGTCGGGCAACGGCGGTCAGCGGCGCGTGACGCTCGTGTGCAACCCCAACCTGCCGAGCAGCCAGCGGACGTTCGATCGCCAGTTCCGCACGGAGTGCATCCAGCCCGGCGGCGGTCCGAACGATCCGTTCTACCTCGGGACGTCGACCAACGACGAGTACCATCCGCCGGGTTACGTCAACCACGACATCACGTTCTTCAAGAACTTCGCGATCGGCAGCCGCACGCTGCAGTTCCGCGCGGAGCTCTACAACGCGTTCAATGCGACGCAATACCAGGGGGTCGACACGAGCGCGGTGTTCGACTACGCCACCGGGCAGCAGACGGATACGAACTTCGGCCGTATCACCGGGGTGCGGGCGAATACCAACCGGATCATTCAGCTGGGTCTCAGGTTCCGGTTCTGA
- a CDS encoding plastocyanin/azurin family copper-binding protein, producing MKLFSVCVLAAAVFLGAPVHATQGTKPAPAAGGAKPRTIELTGDEKMKYDKEEIAAKPGETIRIVLKAVGQMPKTIMAHNFVLLKPGVDAVEFNKAAFNARETGFIPPDKKTDIIAATALAGAGETVEVTFKAPAKPGSYNYICSFPGHFAMGMRGKLVVK from the coding sequence ATGAAGCTGTTCTCTGTCTGCGTGCTCGCCGCAGCCGTCTTCCTCGGCGCGCCCGTGCACGCCACCCAGGGCACAAAGCCCGCGCCCGCGGCCGGCGGCGCCAAGCCGCGCACGATCGAGCTGACCGGCGACGAGAAGATGAAATACGACAAGGAAGAGATCGCCGCCAAACCGGGGGAGACGATCCGGATCGTCCTCAAGGCCGTGGGCCAGATGCCGAAGACGATCATGGCGCACAACTTCGTGCTGCTGAAGCCCGGCGTCGACGCCGTCGAGTTCAACAAGGCCGCGTTCAACGCGCGCGAGACCGGCTTCATCCCGCCCGACAAGAAGACCGACATCATCGCCGCCACGGCCCTGGCCGGCGCCGGCGAGACCGTCGAAGTCACCTTCAAGGCGCCGGCGAAGCCGGGCAGCTACAACTACATCTGCAGCTTCCCCGGCCACTTCGCCATGGGGATGCGCGGGAAGCTCGTCGTCAAGTAG
- the pfp gene encoding diphosphate--fructose-6-phosphate 1-phosphotransferase, with translation MEHHQRLAILVGGGPAPGINSVIAAATIRARLEGVDVVGVRDGFEWLMQGDVDHITPLTIEAVSRIHFRGGSHLGIARANPTTSPVLLEQTVNSLLRLNVTQLITIGGDDTAFSAMRVERHAAGAIRVVHVPKTIDNDLDLPAHIDTFGYQTARHHGVEIVQNLMVDAKTTSRWYFVVAMGRKTGHLALGIGKAAGATVTLVAEEFKQPTPLKTIVDTLTGAIIKRLSYGRRDGVAVIAEGVVLGIKPEDLAQLDAAERDDHGHIRIDEVSLGEILKAQVTARLRELGIKTTIAAKNIGYELRCADPIPFDMEYTRDLGYCAAGYLLAGEGSAMISIQGGRFVPIPFETMIDPETGRTRVRAVDVSSTRYAIARRYMIRLRKEDFDDPHDVAKLAATARLGLQEFRDQFAYLTQDEPVGPVATSGVGR, from the coding sequence GTGGAACATCATCAGAGACTCGCGATCCTCGTCGGCGGCGGACCGGCCCCCGGCATCAACAGCGTCATTGCCGCGGCGACCATCCGCGCGCGCCTCGAAGGGGTCGATGTCGTCGGCGTGCGTGACGGCTTCGAGTGGCTCATGCAGGGGGACGTCGATCACATCACGCCGCTGACCATCGAAGCGGTGAGCCGCATCCATTTCCGCGGCGGATCGCATCTCGGCATCGCCCGCGCCAATCCGACGACGTCGCCGGTGCTGCTCGAGCAGACGGTCAACTCGCTGCTGCGGCTGAACGTGACACAGCTCATCACCATCGGCGGCGACGATACGGCCTTCTCGGCGATGCGCGTCGAGCGCCACGCCGCCGGCGCGATCCGCGTGGTGCACGTGCCGAAGACGATCGACAACGATCTCGATCTCCCGGCGCACATCGACACGTTCGGCTATCAGACGGCGCGCCATCACGGCGTCGAGATCGTGCAGAACCTGATGGTCGACGCCAAGACCACCTCGCGGTGGTACTTCGTCGTGGCGATGGGGCGCAAGACCGGGCACCTGGCGCTCGGCATCGGCAAGGCGGCCGGGGCGACGGTGACGCTCGTCGCCGAGGAGTTCAAGCAGCCGACCCCGCTCAAGACCATCGTCGACACGCTGACCGGCGCGATCATCAAACGCCTGAGCTATGGACGCCGCGACGGCGTGGCGGTGATCGCCGAGGGCGTGGTCCTCGGGATCAAGCCGGAAGACCTCGCGCAGCTCGATGCCGCCGAGCGCGACGACCACGGCCACATCCGCATCGACGAGGTCAGCCTCGGCGAGATCCTCAAGGCCCAGGTCACCGCCCGGCTGCGCGAGCTGGGCATCAAGACGACGATCGCGGCCAAGAACATCGGCTACGAGCTGCGGTGCGCCGATCCGATTCCCTTCGACATGGAATACACCCGCGACCTGGGCTACTGCGCCGCCGGGTATCTGCTGGCGGGCGAGGGATCGGCGATGATCTCCATCCAGGGCGGACGGTTCGTGCCGATTCCGTTCGAGACGATGATCGATCCCGAGACGGGGCGCACGCGCGTGCGCGCCGTCGACGTGTCGTCGACGCGCTACGCCATCGCGCGGCGCTACATGATCCGGCTGCGGAAGGAAGACTTCGACGATCCGCACGACGTGGCGAAACTGGCCGCGACCGCGCGTCTCGGGCTGCAGGAGTTCCGCGACCAGTTCGCCTATCTCACGCAGGACGAGCCGGTGGGACCGGTGGCGACGTCGGGTGTGGGGCGCTGA
- a CDS encoding HNH endonuclease, protein MSTARQRVVTADQWGIPERDSAGRAICRWCRTPVAPPRRTFCGDACVHQWKIRSSPWYVRREVKKRDKGICQLCGLNVLKAHREWGRRKPPAADRAARRQWRAERPRWEADHIVPVADGGGECGLENYRLLCRTCHVKVTLAWRAQRADSRRRDTPQDSSDSASA, encoded by the coding sequence ATGAGTACCGCGCGGCAGCGGGTCGTCACCGCCGATCAATGGGGAATACCTGAGCGCGATTCGGCCGGCCGAGCGATCTGCCGCTGGTGCCGGACGCCGGTCGCGCCGCCGAGGCGGACGTTCTGCGGCGACGCCTGCGTGCACCAGTGGAAGATCCGCAGCAGCCCCTGGTACGTGCGCCGCGAAGTCAAGAAGCGCGACAAGGGCATCTGCCAGTTGTGCGGACTGAACGTCCTGAAAGCCCACCGCGAATGGGGGCGCCGCAAGCCCCCCGCCGCCGATCGGGCCGCGCGGCGCCAGTGGCGCGCCGAACGCCCCCGCTGGGAAGCCGACCACATCGTCCCCGTCGCCGACGGCGGCGGCGAATGCGGACTGGAGAACTACCGGCTGCTGTGCCGGACGTGCCACGTAAAGGTGACCCTCGCCTGGCGCGCCCAGCGCGCGGACAGCCGCCGGCGCGATACGCCGCAAGATTCCAGCGATTCCGCGTCCGCTTGA